One Stigmatopora nigra isolate UIUO_SnigA chromosome 1, RoL_Snig_1.1, whole genome shotgun sequence DNA segment encodes these proteins:
- the LOC144215702 gene encoding rho guanine nucleotide exchange factor 7-like: MNAAEQTVTWLITLGVLESPKKSISDPEAFLRTSLQDGVVLCRLLERLRPGTTEKFFQEPRSDSEVQLNINEFIKGVGTFGVEAFELHDLLQGVNFNKVLNSLVALSKATEESDVPVSVPHSATLRIKSFDSLNSQNRSSKLQPPQYHSLDMSEGGGCGHFLFKARFAFQQTNEDELSFSKGDIINVSRQEDGGWWEGSLNGKIGWFPSNYVRELKGSDKPSDKPKSGTLKSPPKGFDTSIISKTYYNVVLQNILEAETEYSRELQSLLGSYLRTLQPTDRLSGADISHIQGNLEEISTFQQLLVQSLEEHTKLPECQQRIGGFFLNLLPQMKYLYVAYCSNHPSAVNVLTQQSEELGEYMESKGASSPGILTLTTSLSKPFTRLERYPTLLKEMDRHMEEQHPDRVDLHVCMASFQSLAAMCQEVRKKKDLELQILTEPIRNWEGEDIKTLGPVLHMSQAAVCYQNCQEWSERYLVLFPHTLLFLSASLRMSGFIYQGKMPLSGMLISQLEDGETMRNAFEISGTQCERMQVACNSQQDLLDWLDLLTKHTHTHAAHSYKTQSVCHTLPSLPITPSRHSESRSGSSGFHTLPHLSSCGGSSTWGVMEPPNTPKPWSMSCLRPAPPLRPSAALYNKEDMSKSPKNMKKLLPKRKPERKPSEEDFSVRKSTAALEEDAQILKVIEAYCTSARTRQTLNSTWQGTDLMHNHVLADSSLVVVGIPGNLPPSDQSEDSDYDSIWTATSYRTASISRSSRRDVHMLFPDEEKIIVEETKSNGQTVMEERSLVDTVYSLRDEVQELKQDNKRMKRTLEEEQRARKELERVIRRVLKNLNDPTWDETNL, encoded by the exons ATGAACGCGGCTGAGCAGACTGTAACGTGGCTCATCACGCTAGGGGTCCTGGAGTCTCCCAAAAAGAGCATCTCAGATCCGGAGGCTTTCCTCCGTACGTCTCTGCAGGACGGGGTGGTCCTGTGCAGGCTGCTGGAACGACTAAGACCGGGAACGACGGAAAAA TTTTTTCAGGAACCGAGAAGTGACAGCGAGGTTCAGCTGAACATAAACGAATTCATCAAAGGTGTCGGGACTTTCGGCGTAGAG GCATTTGAGCTCCATGACCTCCTTCAGGGGGTGAACTTCAACAAGGTCTTAAACTCTTTGGTTGCACTGAGCAAAGCCACTGAAG AATCCGACGTTCCTGTGTCTGTGCCTCACTCGGCCACGTTGAGGATTAAATCGTTTGATTCTCTCAACAGCCAAAATCGTTCCTCCAAACTGCAACCACCTCAGTATCATAGCCTT GACATGTCTGAGGGCGGCGGGTGTGGCCACTTTCTTTTCAAGGCACGCTTCGCTTTCCAACAGACAAATGAGGACGAATTGTCTTTCTCCAAGGGCGACATCATTAATGTGAGCAGGCAGGAGGATGGGGGCTGGTGGGAAGGATCACTCAACGGCAAGATCGGCTGGTTCCCCAGTAACTACGTGCGAGAACTGAAAGGAAGCG ATAAGCCATCAGACAAACCAAAGTCTGGGACGCTTAAAAGTCCTCCGAAAGGATTTGACACTTCCATCATCAGCAAGACCTACTACAATGTG gTTCTCCAGAATATCTTGGAAGCAGAGACTGAATATTCAAGAGAACTACAAAGTCTTCTGGGGTCTTACCTGCGTACGCTGCAGCCAACAGATAG GCTGAGTGGTGCTGACATCAGCCACATTCAGGGAAACCTTGAGGAGATCTCTACATTCCAGCAGTTGCTGGTTCAATCTTTGGAAGAGCATACAAA gctTCCAGAATGTCAGCAGAGGATAGGCGGCTTCTTCTTAAATTTACTGCCCCAAATGAAGTATCTTTACGTGGCTTACTGCTCAAATCATCCATCTGCTGTCAATGTTCTCACCCAACAAAG TGAGGAGCTGGGGGAGTACATGGAGTCCAAAGGAGCATCAAGTCCAGGGATTCTAACGTTGACCACCAGCTTGAGTAAACCCTTTACTCGCCTAGAGCGATATCCAACCCTGCTGAAGGAAATGGACAGACACATGGAG GAGCAACACCCAGACAGAGTGGACCTCCATGTTTGCATGGCATCGTTTCAAAGTCTGGCG GCCATGTGTCAGGaagtgaggaagaagaaggaccTGGAGTTACAGATTTTAACTGAGCCAATCAGGAATTGGGAAGGGGAAGACATCAAGACTCTCGGCCCTGTTCTTCACATGTCCCAGGCTGCTGTTTGCTATCAGAACTGTCAG gAGTGGAGTGAACGCTACCTTGTGCTCTTCCCTCACACTCTCCTTTTCCTCTCAGCAAGCTTGAGGATGAGTGGCTTCATTTATCAG ggaAAGATGCCACTTTCAGGCATGCTGATCTCCCAGTTAGAAGATGGTGAAACCATGAGGAATGCTTTCGAAATTTCTG GTACCCAGTGTGAACGGATGCAAGTAGCGTGCAACAGTCAGCAGGATCTGCTGGACTGGCTAGACCTTctcaccaaacacacacacacgcatgctgCTCACTCATACAAGACTCAGTCAGTGTGTCACACT TTGCCTTCTCTGCCCATCACGCCTTCCCGACACTCAGAGTCTCGAAGCGGCAGTAGCGGCTTCCACACCCTCCCCCATCTTTCCTCATGTGGAGGCAGTTCCACGTGGGGGGTAATGGAACCTCCAAATACCCCAAAACCCTGGAGCATGAGCTGCCTTCGGCCCGCGCCTCCTCTCCGGCCATCTGCCGCTCTTTACAACAAGGAG GATATGAGCAAGAGTCCAAAGAATATGAAGAAATTGCTTCCTAAGAGGAAACCAGAGAGGAAACCGTCAGAGGAAGACTTCTCTGTTAGAAAGA GCACAGCGGCTCTCGAAGAAGACGCTCAGATATTGAAAGTAATTGAGGCGTACTGCACCAGTGCCAGGACGCGACAGACACTCAACTCGA CCTGGCAAGGCACTGACCTCATGCACAACCACGTGCTCGCTGACTCCAGCCTCGTCGTTGTTGGCATCCCGGGCAACCTGCCGCCTTCCGACCAATCAGAAGACTCGGATTATGACAGTATCTGGACTGCCACTAGTTACAGGACTGCCTCGATTTCTC GTTCCAGCAGGAGAGATGTGCATATGTTGTTCCCAGATGAGGAGAAGATCATAGTGGAGGAAACCAAGAGCAACGGACAAACCGTAATGGAAGAGAG GAGTTTGGTAGACACTGTCTACAGTTTGAGGGATGAAGTCCAGGAACTCAAACAG GACAACAAGAGGATGAAAAGGACACTCGAGGAGGAGCAAAGGGCCAGGAAAGAGCTTGAGAGGGTCATAAGGAGGGTTTTGAAGAACTTGAATGACCCAACCTGGGATGAGACAAACCTCTGA
- the LOC144215621 gene encoding protein-tyrosine kinase 2-beta-like yields the protein MSGVSNTLSWRSMSPTGHPKTPEMPPTATMGKKGIFLVKIIKVCFLSNSFNLGKNFKLVRCVEGMTVGDVISIVLSSGCVGPGIKHNLCYGLLLKHLKSSEIHWLHPDLTMAELIQRYEDQHLEAEWRYDLRIRYIPRDFLEKFQEDRTTMLYFYQQLRSDYIQRFASKVSDGMALQLGCLEIRRFYKDMNPNGLEKKSNFELLEKDVGLDLFFPKELISSMKPKQLRRMIRQTFQGYGTLNQDQCMARFFSTLAQCYNYTQERFACQLVHGWGVTIDLVIGSEGISQQTGNSTPIRLATFSQVSSVLCTAESDGRALLTVYIEGTTQPLSVSTESMAVAENMANFIDGFCQLECSHRGSLITRPNKVRQKLPEIPKHNDPTGPPKGSDIYAEIPDSTIDACEQQRISRVDVIVGSILGEGFFGEVHDGVYKSKTGTIRVAIKTCKDCSASVKERFLSEAALMKNLDHPHIVRLLGVIDIDPVWIVMELYEYGELGKYLMDRKYILTTSTLILYCLQICKALAYLESLNMVHRDIAVRNILVASPKCVKLGDFGLSRYIDDQDYYKASVSRLPIKWMAPESINFRRFTIASDVWMFGVCVWEIFSPGQQPFLWLENRQVITQLESGVRLPKPVLCPPSVYSLLTSCWAYEPHIRPSFSQLVCLLRDILQMEEEGATHFISSISQMDTDPTEPPPKPSRVVGATIPRFSHIQGTTWNVPSWEKTQEHIDDTLRRQRREMVIDRQWLEQEEQQLDTAVHQASNIKLPEKKASDGCSAASPAPPDITWSCPTAVLDRTDDQVYSGVMAIVRQVVKLKNEVNMLPASEYPNAIKEVGVTLRSLIQHVDDITPSLHSSVTNEIAGTKKLLNKDLGELINKMRLAQQNSVTTLKQECQRQMLAAAHTLALNSKNLLDAVDQARVRANLARPEQDDNCSLD from the exons ATGTCAGGAGTTAGCAACACTTTGTCCTGGAGGAGCATGTCTCCTACTGGGCATCCAAAGACCCCAGAAATGCCCCCTACAGCAACTATGGGCAAGAAAGGCATCTTCTTGGTGAAGATTATCAAAGTTTGTTTCCTCAGCAACAGTTTCAACCTCGGCAAGAACTTCAAACTGGTCCGGTGCGTCGAAGGAATGACAGTTGGG GATGTCATCAGCATTGTCTTGTCCAGTGGCTGCGTGGGTCCAGGCATAAAGCACAACCTCTGTTACGGACTCCTCCTCAAACACCTCAAGTCATCGGAGATACACTGGCTACATCCAGACTTGACCATGGCTGAGCTCATACAGAGATATGAGGACCAGCACCTGGAAGCAGAGTGGAG atATGACTTAAGGATCAGATACATTCCAAGAGACTTCTTAGAAAAATTCCAAGAGGACAGAACTACAATGCTTTACTTTTACCAGCAG CTACGTAGTGATTACATTCAGCGGTTTGCCTCCAAAGTCAGCGATGGGATGGCTCTACAGCTTGGTTGTCTGGAGATTAG GAGATTTTACAAAGACATGAATCCAAATGGACTGGAGAAAAAGTCCAACTTTGAGCTTTTGGA GAAGGATGTGGGACTGGACCTGTTCTTTCCAAAAGAACTTATCAGCAGCATGAAG CCTAAGCAGCTGCGACGCATGATCCGCCAGACATTTCAGGGCTACGGCACTCTGAACCAGGATCAGTGCATGGCCAGGTTCTTCAGCACTCTGGCTCAGTGTTACAACTATACTCAGGAGAGATTTGCCTGCCAGCTGGTG CATGGTTGGGGTGTAACAATAGACCTAGTCATCGGATCTGAAGGTATCAGTCAGCAAACTGGAAACTCAACA CCCATCCGCTTGGCCACATTCTCTCAAGTGAGCAGTGTCTTGTGCACTGCAGAAAGCGATGGCCGTGCTCTGCTCACCGTATACATAGAGGGAACTACGCAG CCTCTTTCAGTGAGTACTGAGTCTATGGCTGTCGCGGAGAACATGGCCAATTTCATCGACGGCTTCTGCCAGCTGGAATGCAGCCATCGTGGCTCACTCATTACCAGGCCAAATAAAG TGAGACAAAAACTCCCTGAGATTCCAAAACA CAATGATCCCACTGGACCACCAAAAG GTTCAGATATTTATGCTGAGATTCCTGACTCCACAATAGACGCATGTG AACAGCAAAGGATCTCCCGAGTGGATGTAATTGTAGGTTCAATCCTGGGTGAAGGCTTTTTTGGAGAGGTTCATGATGGTGTGTATAAAAGTAAG acAGGCACGATTCGAGTAGCCATCAAAACCTGCAAGGACTGTTCAGCAAGCGTGAAGGAAAGGTTTCTCAGTGAAGCTG CTTTGATGAAAAATCTGGACCACCCGCATATCGTACGCCTGCTTGGAGTGATTGATATTGATCCAGTCTGGATTGTCATGGAACTCTATGAATATGGAGAA CTGGGAAAATATCTGATGGATCGCAAATATATACTGACAACATCTACGTTAATCCTATACTGTCTGCAAATCTGCAAAGCATTAGCATACCTGGAAAGCCTCAACATGGTGCACAG AGATATAGCGGTAAGAAACATCCTGGTGGCATCTCCTAAATGCGTTAAACTTGGGGACTTTGGGCTCTCTCGCTACATCGATGACCAGGATTACTACAAAG CGTCTGTTTCACGATTGCCAATCAAGTGGATGGCGCCAGAATCTATCAACTTCCGACGTTTCACCATTGCCAGTGATGTCTGGATGTTTG GTGTATGTGTTTGGGAGATCTTCTCACCTGGCCAGCAACCATTCCTCTGGCTGGAAAACAGACAGGTTATCACTCAGCTGGAGTCCGGTGTCCGACTACCTAAACCAGTGTTGTGCCCACCTAGCGTCTACTCTCTGCTGACCAGCTGCTGGGCCTATGAGCCACACATCCGTCCCAGCTTCAGTCAGCTTGTCTGCTTACTGAG GGACATTCTTCAAATGGAGGAGGAAGGCGCAACACATTTCATCTCATCTAtctcgcagatggacactgACCCTACTGAGCCCCCTCCAAAG CCTTCCAGAGTTGTGGGCGCAACCATCCCTCGTTTCTCACACATCCAG gGGACAACCTGGAATGTTCCGAGTTGGGAGAAAACACAAGAGCACATTGATGACACTCTTCGAAGACAAAGAAGAGAGATGGTGATAGATAGACAGTGGCTGGAGCAGGAGGAGCAACAACTG GATACGGCTGTGCATCAAGCCTCAAACATCAAG cttccagaaaaaaaagcatctgaCG GATGTTCAGCTGCGTCTCCAGCGCCTCCTGACATCACATGG TCTTGTCCCACGGCAGTGTTGGACCGAACAGATGATCAGGTTTACTCTGGCGTCATGGCGATAGTCAGACAGGTGGTAAAGCTGAAAAATGAAGTCAACATGTTGCCCGCCTCAGAGTATCCCAACGCTATCAAA GAAGTTGGCGTTACTCTCCGAAGTCTTATTCAACACGTCGATGATATTACGCCTTCCCTGCACAGCTCAGTTACAAACGAG atCGCAGGCACAAAAAAGCTGCTGAACAAAGATTTAGGCGAGTTGATCAATAAAATGAGACTGGCCCAGCAGAATTCAGTGACCACGCTGAAGCAGGAGTGCCAACGACAGATGTTGGCCGCTGCACACACCCTGGCACTGAACTCTAAGAACCTGCTGGATGCCGTGGACCAGGCTCGAGTCAGGGCCAACCTGGCAAGGCCGGAACAAGATGACAACTGTTCCCTGGATTAA
- the LOC144202946 gene encoding inosine-uridine preferring nucleoside hydrolase-like, producing the protein MKKKLILDVDTGVDDAQAILMALGDPNVEILGITCSHGNTTLENVLKNTLRVLKVCNRLDIPVYAGCSRPLLSNKRHSSDYHGNDGLGDVPDPDAPGLELVQKKKGVQALIKMVKQNPGEVTLVATAPLTNLAVAVQLDPSLPKKLKALYIMGGNIDSRGNTTICGEFNFVADTEAAYIVLERYTCPTTIASWEFTCSNSLPWSFADQLYSIKSEKAAFMKKISALSRKKSQSKDYEKEITAGKGFNTCDAYAAAAAINDSLITESDNVAVTVELLGANTRGMMVLDYMELLGKKHKVTIMKKVDLEMFKQMLINSLQ; encoded by the exons ATGAAAAAGAAGCTAATACTTGATGTGGACACAGGGGTGGATGATGCTCAGGCCATTTTGATGGCCTTGGGGGATCCTAATGTTGAGATACTGGGGATCACTTGTAGCCACGGCAACACCACCCTTGAGAATGTCCTGAAGAACACCCTTCGGGTTCTAAAGGTGTGCAACAGGTTGGAC ATCCCGGTGTACGCGGGATGCTCGCGGCCACTCCTCTCCAACAAACGACATTCCAGTGATTATCATGGGAATGACGGCCTTGGAGATGTACCAGATCCAGATGCTCCCGGGTTGGAACTGGTGCAGAAGAAAAAAGGTGTCCAGGCCTTAATTAAAATGGTCAAACAGAACCCGGGAGAG GTTACTCTAGTGGCCACAGCACCTCTGACTAACCTCGCAGTCGCAGTGCAACTGGATCCTTCCCTTCCCAAGAAGCTTAAGGCTCTGTACATCATGGGAGGCAACATTGACT CCAGGGGTAACACCACCATATGCGGGGAATTTAACTTTGTTGCCGACACAGAGGCTGCCTACATTGTTTTGGAACGCTACACTTGCCCCACCACTATTGCCTCTTGGGAGTTCACCTGCAGTAACAGCCTGCCATGG TCTTTTGCTGACCAGTTGTACTCCATTAAGTCTGAGAAAGCCGCCTTCATGAAAAAAATTTCAGCCCTTTCCAGGAAG AAATCGCAATCAAAGGACTACGAGAAGGAAATCACAGCAGGAAAAGGCTTCAATACTTGCGACGCCTACGCCGCGGCCGCAGCCATCAATGACTCTCTAATCACAGAGAGTGATAAT GTCGCTGTGACCGTGGAGCTATTGGGAGCCAATACCCGAGGCATGATGGTATTGGACTACATGGAGCTCTTGGGGAAGAAACACAAGGTGACCATCATGAAAAAGGTTGACCTGGAGATGTTCAAACAGATGCTCATCAATTCACTGCAGTAG